The proteins below come from a single Mesobacillus jeotgali genomic window:
- the qoxC gene encoding cytochrome aa3 quinol oxidase subunit III, producing MSAKVNAALPLEYQTEQNRMNILGFWVFLGAEIVLFATLFGVYGVLGERYAGGPTQKDIFIVRDVMIQTFLLLTSSFTMGISIFEMRRSNIKGMLMWLVFTLLLGGGFLFMEVREFIHYVHEGATMQTSAFLSSFFVLLGTHGLHVTIGIGWAILLIIQILQRGLTPVTARKAFIFGLYWHFLDVVWIFIFTFVYLQGLVM from the coding sequence ATGTCAGCTAAAGTCAATGCAGCTTTACCGCTTGAATACCAGACAGAACAAAATAGGATGAATATCCTCGGCTTCTGGGTCTTCCTTGGAGCAGAAATCGTGCTGTTCGCTACCCTTTTCGGAGTGTATGGAGTGCTCGGTGAAAGATATGCAGGCGGTCCTACACAAAAAGATATTTTTATTGTAAGAGATGTCATGATCCAGACTTTCCTGCTGCTGACAAGCAGTTTTACAATGGGAATCTCGATCTTCGAAATGCGCAGAAGCAATATTAAAGGCATGCTGATGTGGCTCGTATTCACATTATTGCTGGGCGGCGGCTTCCTGTTCATGGAGGTTCGCGAGTTTATCCATTATGTCCATGAAGGTGCTACGATGCAGACAAGTGCGTTCCTATCCAGCTTCTTCGTTCTGCTTGGAACACACGGTTTGCACGTTACAATCGGGATTGGCTGGGCTATCCTGCTGATCATCCAGATATTGCAGCGAGGATTAACACCTGTTACAGCCCGCAAAGCATTTATCTTCGGACTGTACTGGCACTTCCTTGACGTCGTCTGGATCTTCATCTTCACATTTGTTTATTTACAAGGGTTGGTGATGTAA
- the qoxB gene encoding cytochrome aa3 quinol oxidase subunit I produces MGIKWDEFFVTGDPLIFASQIGIALTLVGALAGLTYFKKWNYLWSEWFTTVDHKKIGIMYILLGVVMFLRGGIDGLMMKGQTAVPENDFLNAQHYNEVFTTHGVIMILFVAMPLLIGLMNFVIPLQIGARDVAFPQLNALSFWLTVSGAALFNISFIIGGSPDAGWTSYFPLAGKEFSPGIGNNFYAVALQIAGAGTLMTGINFVVTVLKMRTKGMTLMKMPMFTWTSFITSIIIVASFPIFTVALALMTFDRTFGTHFFTISGGGMDMLWANLFWLWGHPEVYIVVLPAFGMLSDIISTFARKTLYGYKSMVISIVMISVLSMLVWVHHFFTMGNSAGVNSFFSITTMAIAIPTGVKVFNWLFTMRKGRIKFTTAMLWALAFVPNFVIGGVTGVMLAMAAADYQYHNTLFLVAHFHYVLIPGVVFPIFAGLYFWWPKMFGYMLNEKIGKWHFWLFVVGFNVTFMPMFFLGLDGAVRRAYTYSAETGFGPLMMISAVGSVILAAGFAALVYNIYWSARNAERNIGNDPWDARTLEWATATPVQHYNFASLPEVTKLDAFWHMKKNNELRPLAEDEIEEIHLPSNTWIPIYMGVVFGISGFLLVFEWTIAAGVAALGILAGLAFRSFDYDEGFHVHKDEIFETESKWRKGANKGVKNHVS; encoded by the coding sequence GTGGGCATTAAGTGGGATGAATTTTTCGTAACCGGTGATCCATTAATTTTCGCATCACAAATCGGGATTGCCCTGACATTAGTTGGTGCATTAGCAGGTCTTACCTACTTTAAAAAATGGAATTACCTTTGGTCGGAGTGGTTTACTACGGTTGACCACAAGAAGATTGGGATTATGTATATCCTGCTTGGCGTCGTGATGTTTCTCCGCGGCGGTATCGATGGTCTGATGATGAAGGGCCAGACAGCCGTCCCGGAAAATGACTTCCTTAACGCACAGCACTATAACGAGGTATTCACCACACACGGCGTCATCATGATTCTATTCGTTGCGATGCCGCTGCTGATTGGCCTCATGAACTTTGTAATTCCGCTGCAGATTGGTGCACGTGACGTTGCCTTCCCACAGCTGAATGCCCTTAGCTTTTGGCTGACTGTGAGCGGTGCAGCGCTGTTCAATATATCGTTCATCATTGGCGGTTCTCCTGACGCGGGATGGACATCATACTTCCCTCTTGCCGGTAAAGAATTCAGTCCGGGCATCGGGAATAATTTTTACGCAGTTGCCTTGCAAATAGCAGGTGCCGGTACTTTGATGACAGGTATTAACTTCGTTGTCACAGTGTTAAAAATGAGAACTAAAGGCATGACCTTGATGAAGATGCCGATGTTCACTTGGACATCTTTCATCACATCAATCATTATCGTAGCCAGCTTCCCTATTTTTACAGTAGCACTGGCATTGATGACTTTTGACCGCACGTTCGGTACTCACTTCTTTACCATCTCCGGCGGCGGTATGGATATGCTCTGGGCGAACCTGTTCTGGCTATGGGGACACCCTGAAGTTTATATCGTAGTTCTGCCAGCATTCGGTATGCTGTCAGATATTATCTCGACTTTTGCACGTAAAACTTTGTATGGCTATAAATCAATGGTCATCTCAATCGTGATGATTTCTGTGCTAAGTATGCTCGTTTGGGTTCACCACTTTTTCACAATGGGCAACAGCGCCGGCGTGAACTCATTCTTCTCGATCACGACAATGGCAATTGCCATCCCGACCGGGGTTAAGGTTTTCAACTGGCTGTTCACGATGAGAAAAGGCCGGATTAAGTTTACAACTGCCATGCTCTGGGCATTGGCGTTCGTTCCTAACTTTGTTATCGGCGGTGTTACTGGTGTCATGCTGGCGATGGCTGCAGCAGACTATCAGTATCACAACACATTATTCCTGGTGGCACACTTCCACTATGTATTGATTCCGGGCGTTGTGTTCCCGATCTTTGCCGGTCTTTACTTCTGGTGGCCAAAAATGTTTGGCTATATGCTTAATGAGAAAATCGGCAAATGGCACTTCTGGCTGTTCGTTGTTGGGTTCAACGTAACGTTCATGCCAATGTTCTTCCTTGGACTTGACGGTGCGGTCCGCCGCGCGTACACTTACTCAGCTGAAACTGGGTTTGGTCCATTAATGATGATTTCTGCTGTTGGTTCAGTAATTCTTGCGGCAGGCTTTGCGGCTCTTGTGTACAACATCTACTGGAGCGCACGTAACGCTGAACGTAATATCGGCAATGACCCATGGGATGCAAGAACACTTGAGTGGGCTACTGCAACACCTGTACAGCATTATAACTTTGCTTCACTGCCAGAGGTTACGAAGCTTGATGCATTCTGGCACATGAAAAAGAACAATGAACTTCGGCCGCTTGCTGAAGATGAGATTGAAGAAATCCACTTGCCAAGCAATACATGGATTCCAATTTATATGGGTGTCGTATTTGGAATTTCTGGATTCCTGCTTGTGTTCGAGTGGACGATTGCAGCCGGAGTTGCCGCTCTAGGTATTCTTGCTGGTCTTGCCTTCCGTTCATTTGATTATGATGAAGGTTTCCATGTCCACAAGGATGAAATCTTTGAGACAGAAAGCAAATGGAGAAAAGGCGCGAACAAAGGAGTGAAGAACCATGTCAGCTAA
- the qoxA gene encoding cytochrome aa3 quinol oxidase subunit II encodes MKKSKLFLVSLTSIMAVLLLSGCENNMVVFNPEGPIARQILELINFSIALMLLVTVVVFGLFGFIVWKYRERKDNMDYEPPEEHGSTVLEIIWTVIPIIIIVALTIPTVKTIYAIDEIPKGYENKEPLVINVTSADWKWIFSYPEQGVETVNYVNIPEDRPIDFRLTSAGTMQSFWIPALAGQKYTMAKAETQLYLVADNPGSYVGKNTNFNGQGYAGMEFEVLSQTQKDFDQWIKDVKETAPKMTLEEYEKMLEPSHLGRKTFSNTHLDWVDHSDPHSKNYTNPEMYDRGHGWPGKIFEDKDNYKYKDGNNENSNHENNENMNHKESETEDSHGGDHSGH; translated from the coding sequence ATGAAGAAATCAAAACTATTTTTGGTCTCCCTCACCTCGATCATGGCTGTGCTGTTGCTTAGCGGCTGTGAAAACAATATGGTGGTATTCAATCCGGAGGGACCAATCGCAAGGCAAATTCTTGAGCTAATCAACTTTTCGATTGCTCTGATGTTACTTGTAACAGTTGTTGTATTCGGGTTATTTGGATTCATCGTCTGGAAGTACCGGGAACGCAAAGACAATATGGATTACGAGCCACCTGAAGAACACGGCAGCACAGTATTGGAGATTATTTGGACAGTGATTCCGATTATAATTATCGTTGCTTTGACAATCCCTACAGTCAAAACAATTTATGCAATAGATGAAATTCCAAAAGGCTATGAAAATAAAGAACCTCTTGTCATCAACGTTACATCCGCTGACTGGAAATGGATTTTCAGCTATCCGGAACAAGGAGTTGAAACCGTCAACTATGTGAATATTCCTGAGGATCGTCCGATTGATTTCAGACTGACCTCAGCAGGCACGATGCAAAGCTTCTGGATCCCTGCTTTGGCGGGCCAAAAGTACACGATGGCGAAAGCTGAAACTCAGCTTTACCTGGTTGCAGATAATCCAGGATCATATGTTGGCAAGAACACGAACTTTAATGGCCAGGGCTATGCAGGCATGGAGTTCGAAGTGCTTTCCCAGACACAAAAGGATTTTGATCAATGGATCAAAGATGTAAAAGAAACGGCTCCAAAAATGACGCTCGAGGAATATGAGAAGATGCTTGAGCCTTCCCACCTTGGCCGCAAGACTTTCTCAAATACGCATCTTGATTGGGTCGACCACTCTGATCCGCATTCAAAGAACTACACGAATCCGGAGATGTACGACAGAGGACATGGCTGGCCAGGAAAGATCTTTGAGGACAAAGACAATTACAAATATAAAGATGGAAACAATGAGAATTCTAATCACGAAAACAATGAAAATATGAACCATAAAGAATCTGAAACTGAAGATTCACACGGGGGTGACCACAGTGGGCATTAA
- a CDS encoding alpha/beta hydrolase family protein, which produces MQQAVSLLHNNQVMRGMAHIPLADQKAPAVILLHGFTGSKLEPHRFFLKISRELEVLGIASFRFDFLGSGESDGNFEDMTVLSELAEAETILDYVRSHPNINSEKVIVLGFSMGGLVASLLAGDHPEKIEKLILLAPAGNMAEKANVMEKNSTYIKDMNAYDIGGNLIGKDFIAQLKSIEVWERAKSYERDVLIIHGSSDEVVSIEESKDYQEKCYQRKAALRIVTGADHTFSSYQWEKEVIESICSFVK; this is translated from the coding sequence ATGCAACAAGCAGTTTCGCTTTTACATAACAACCAGGTTATGAGAGGGATGGCACATATCCCCCTGGCAGACCAGAAGGCTCCTGCTGTCATTCTCCTGCATGGTTTTACCGGCAGCAAACTAGAGCCTCATCGTTTCTTTTTGAAAATCTCAAGGGAACTCGAAGTTCTTGGGATTGCTAGTTTCCGTTTCGATTTTTTAGGAAGCGGTGAAAGTGATGGGAATTTTGAGGATATGACTGTTTTGAGTGAATTAGCAGAGGCAGAAACAATACTTGATTATGTACGCTCACATCCCAATATTAATAGCGAAAAAGTGATTGTCCTTGGTTTTAGCATGGGAGGATTAGTTGCCAGTCTCCTTGCTGGCGATCATCCAGAGAAAATCGAGAAGCTCATTTTACTCGCTCCAGCTGGTAATATGGCAGAGAAAGCGAATGTCATGGAAAAAAATTCTACTTATATAAAAGATATGAACGCCTACGACATTGGCGGGAATTTAATAGGAAAAGACTTTATTGCTCAGCTAAAATCCATTGAAGTATGGGAAAGGGCTAAATCCTATGAACGGGATGTTTTGATCATCCATGGGTCAAGTGATGAAGTTGTTTCTATTGAAGAATCCAAAGATTATCAGGAGAAATGCTATCAGAGGAAGGCAGCGCTCCGCATTGTGACAGGAGCAGACCATACCTTTAGTTCGTATCAATGGGAAAAAGAAGTCATTGAAAGCATTTGTAGCTTTGTAAAATAG
- a CDS encoding oxidoreductase: MLKDNLSRQTVIITGANSGIGYEAARKLSEKGAHVILAVRNEQKGKAAVDSILQGNSNASVEMMKLDLADLTSVRNFSSTFIEKFHQLHILINNAGVMIPPFGKTKDGFELQFGSNHLGHFALTGLLLPLLKKTPGSRVVTLSSIAHRGAAIDFDNLDGSKGYKAMRFYGQSKLANLLFAKELDNRFKEHGIETISVACHPGISNTNLFNLGKGETPKYLKGLMKWFSQSAAMGALPTIYAAADDSLTGGEYIGPDGRGNRKGYPAIEIPAPGVFNEETMTRLWTVSEELTGVQFDF, encoded by the coding sequence ATGTTAAAGGATAACTTATCAAGACAAACCGTTATTATTACGGGGGCAAATAGCGGGATTGGCTATGAGGCAGCCAGGAAGCTCTCTGAAAAGGGTGCACACGTCATCCTTGCAGTGAGAAATGAGCAAAAAGGCAAGGCAGCTGTAGATTCCATTCTACAAGGAAATAGTAATGCTTCAGTAGAAATGATGAAGCTGGATCTGGCAGACCTTACAAGTGTCCGCAATTTTTCATCAACTTTTATCGAAAAATTCCATCAACTACATATATTGATTAATAACGCTGGGGTGATGATTCCTCCATTTGGCAAGACAAAGGATGGGTTCGAGCTTCAGTTCGGCAGTAATCACCTTGGACATTTTGCGCTAACAGGCCTTTTACTGCCGCTTCTGAAAAAGACACCAGGTTCTAGAGTAGTTACTTTAAGCAGTATCGCTCACCGGGGTGCTGCAATTGATTTTGACAATCTAGACGGTTCTAAAGGCTATAAAGCTATGAGATTTTATGGACAGAGCAAGCTTGCAAACCTGTTATTCGCAAAAGAGCTTGATAACCGCTTTAAAGAGCATGGAATCGAAACAATCAGTGTAGCCTGCCACCCGGGAATATCCAATACAAATTTATTCAATTTAGGGAAAGGTGAAACTCCGAAATACCTGAAAGGGTTGATGAAATGGTTTTCCCAGTCCGCAGCAATGGGGGCTCTGCCAACCATATACGCTGCAGCAGATGACAGCCTGACAGGTGGAGAATACATTGGCCCGGACGGGAGGGGAAACAGAAAGGGATATCCTGCGATCGAAATCCCGGCACCGGGGGTCTTTAATGAAGAAACCATGACAAGGCTATGGACTGTATCTGAAGAATTAACTGGTGTACAATTTGATTTTTAG
- the adhE gene encoding bifunctional acetaldehyde-CoA/alcohol dehydrogenase, whose amino-acid sequence MGTVEKVAKEQSSVTKMVDNLLDKGLKALAQMRELDQETVNKIVKEMALAGLDQHMPLAKMAVEETKRGVYEDKIIKNMFATEYVYHNIKYDKTAGIIEENEHEGMITIAEPVGVIAGVTPVTNPTSTTMFKALISIKTRNPIIFAFHPSAQKCSSEAARILRDAAVKAGAPEDCIQWIEKPSLEATQSLMNHPKISLILATGGAGMVKSAYSSGKPALGVGPGNVPCYIERTANVKRAVNDLILSKTFDNGMICASEQAVIIDKEIYHDVKTEMIANSCYFLSDEERSKVEKLVINEHSCAVNADIVGMPAHKIAEMAGVTVPEETKILVAELKGVGPQYPLSREKLSPVLACYKVNGTEEGLKRAEEMLEFGGLGHSAVIHSTSDEVIKAFGLKMKAGRIIVNAPSSQGAIGDIYNAYLPSLTLGCGTYGGNSVSTNVGAINLINVKKVARRNVNMQWFKVPSKIYFEKNSTQYLAKMPKISKAFIVTDPGMVKLGYVDRVLYHLRKRPDYVHCEIFSDVEPDPSIETVMKGAEMMASFQPDVIIALGGGSAMDAAKGMWLFYEYPDADFHGLKQKFLDIRKRIVKYPQLGRKAQFVAIPTTSGTGSEVTSFSVITDKKANIKYPLADYELTPDVAIVDPQFVMTVPKHITADTGMDVLTHAIEAYVSCMANDYTDGLAIKAIQLIFEYLPRAYRNGQDEVAREKVHNASTIAGMAFANAFLGINHSLAHKLGAEFHIAHGRSNTILMPHVIRYNATKPKKFTAFPKYESFVADQRYAEISRILGLPSRNTEEGVESLVQAIIKLAREMDIPMSIEANGVEKAEFEAKIDQLADRAFEDQCTTANPKLPLVSELAEIYRLAYKGV is encoded by the coding sequence ATGGGGACAGTTGAAAAAGTGGCAAAAGAGCAATCATCCGTTACAAAAATGGTTGATAATCTGCTAGATAAAGGTTTAAAAGCGTTAGCTCAAATGCGAGAGCTGGATCAGGAAACTGTGAATAAAATCGTAAAGGAAATGGCGCTGGCAGGCCTTGATCAGCATATGCCACTTGCGAAAATGGCAGTTGAAGAAACAAAACGTGGAGTTTATGAAGATAAGATCATCAAGAACATGTTTGCCACCGAGTATGTATATCACAACATCAAATACGATAAAACTGCTGGCATTATCGAAGAAAATGAACACGAAGGCATGATCACGATTGCTGAGCCAGTTGGCGTGATCGCCGGGGTCACACCGGTGACGAATCCGACCTCAACAACCATGTTCAAAGCATTAATCTCGATTAAGACTAGAAACCCCATCATATTCGCTTTCCATCCATCTGCCCAGAAATGCAGCAGTGAGGCCGCCAGAATCTTACGCGATGCGGCAGTTAAAGCAGGGGCACCAGAGGACTGTATCCAGTGGATTGAAAAACCGTCCCTAGAAGCCACACAATCTTTGATGAACCATCCGAAAATTTCACTGATTCTAGCTACTGGCGGTGCCGGGATGGTAAAATCCGCGTACAGTTCAGGAAAGCCGGCATTAGGTGTTGGGCCTGGTAACGTACCTTGCTATATTGAACGAACTGCCAATGTAAAACGGGCTGTGAATGACCTGATTTTATCTAAGACATTCGATAACGGGATGATTTGCGCTTCTGAACAGGCAGTCATCATTGATAAAGAAATCTACCATGATGTAAAAACGGAAATGATTGCGAATAGCTGCTACTTTTTAAGCGATGAAGAAAGGTCAAAGGTTGAGAAGCTTGTCATCAATGAGCACTCCTGTGCCGTTAATGCAGATATAGTTGGGATGCCGGCTCATAAGATTGCGGAAATGGCAGGTGTGACAGTACCTGAAGAGACTAAAATCCTTGTTGCTGAGCTGAAAGGAGTAGGCCCTCAATATCCTCTATCACGGGAAAAATTAAGTCCGGTACTGGCTTGCTATAAAGTGAACGGAACAGAAGAAGGACTTAAGCGGGCTGAAGAAATGCTTGAATTTGGCGGACTTGGCCACTCTGCTGTCATTCATTCAACTAGTGATGAAGTGATTAAAGCATTCGGATTAAAAATGAAGGCAGGACGCATCATCGTAAATGCACCTTCTTCCCAAGGGGCAATCGGCGATATCTATAACGCCTATCTGCCATCATTGACCCTCGGCTGCGGAACTTATGGCGGGAACTCCGTTTCAACCAACGTTGGTGCAATCAACTTGATCAATGTAAAAAAAGTAGCAAGAAGGAACGTGAATATGCAGTGGTTCAAAGTCCCATCAAAAATTTACTTTGAAAAGAATTCAACTCAATATTTAGCGAAAATGCCTAAAATCTCGAAAGCATTTATCGTCACTGACCCTGGAATGGTGAAGCTAGGATATGTAGATAGAGTACTGTACCACTTGAGGAAACGTCCAGACTATGTCCACTGTGAAATTTTCTCTGATGTAGAGCCAGATCCATCGATCGAAACAGTAATGAAGGGTGCGGAAATGATGGCGAGTTTCCAGCCTGATGTCATCATTGCTCTGGGCGGCGGCTCAGCGATGGACGCAGCGAAAGGCATGTGGTTGTTCTATGAGTATCCTGACGCTGACTTCCACGGCTTGAAACAGAAATTCCTGGATATTCGAAAGCGGATCGTCAAATACCCGCAGCTTGGACGCAAAGCCCAGTTCGTAGCAATCCCGACGACATCCGGAACAGGTTCAGAAGTGACATCCTTCTCTGTCATTACTGATAAAAAAGCGAACATCAAATATCCGCTAGCAGACTATGAGTTGACACCAGATGTAGCAATTGTCGATCCTCAGTTTGTCATGACGGTGCCTAAGCATATTACTGCCGATACTGGTATGGACGTATTGACTCACGCAATTGAAGCCTATGTCAGCTGCATGGCCAATGACTATACAGATGGCCTCGCGATAAAAGCCATCCAGCTGATATTTGAATATCTGCCAAGAGCATACCGAAATGGCCAGGACGAAGTAGCTCGTGAGAAAGTCCACAATGCGTCAACAATTGCCGGGATGGCATTTGCCAATGCATTCCTTGGAATCAACCACAGCCTTGCCCACAAGCTCGGTGCAGAATTCCATATCGCCCACGGCCGTTCTAATACAATTTTGATGCCGCATGTCATTCGTTATAACGCGACTAAACCAAAGAAATTCACAGCCTTCCCTAAGTATGAAAGCTTTGTCGCTGACCAGCGATACGCTGAAATTTCGCGCATACTTGGCCTGCCCTCCCGCAACACGGAAGAGGGAGTTGAAAGTCTTGTCCAGGCAATCATCAAGTTGGCGAGGGAAATGGATATTCCAATGAGCATTGAAGCAAACGGTGTTGAGAAAGCAGAATTTGAAGCAAAGATCGACCAGCTTGCCGATCGCGCATTCGAAGACCAGTGCACAACAGCTAATCCTAAGCTTCCATTAGTGTCAGAGTTGGCTGAAATCTACCGATTAGCTTATAAGGGAGTTTAA
- a CDS encoding M20/M25/M40 family metallo-hydrolase, with product MKKKPYLSIALAAGLAVSTLGAQASFAKPADTPQQVQPFNVFDNKVLDKINVENIYNNIEYLSRTPRVAGTEAEHNAIQYVKEQFESYGYETELQEFTFYGYTAPNTVELTVDGYPGEIQPKSFTYGMDGTASGELVYAGLGQAGDFEGKDVSGKIALIQRGAISFADKVLNAAANGAAGVIIFNNAAGDLNGTFGSPNDAYVPAVAISQEVGQALMDQLNNGDTLTGSINIEGAEAGMRTSYNVIATKAPTNKNKAKDTILALGAHHDSVPGAPGANDDASGTAMTLELARVMKDLPTNMEMRFITFGAEELGLIGSRYYVSQLSEDEKDRFVGYFNMDMVGSRDAGDLVINTPDGNENIVSQTAQASSARLNGEPTPIQPGGSSDHVSFFEGGIASGSFIHRPLEPWYHTPEDTIDKISKEKLQDVAEIVGTAVYDIVRPENQGPKANRGKEQKAPHLYYEQELK from the coding sequence ATGAAGAAGAAGCCTTATCTATCAATCGCATTAGCAGCAGGTCTGGCAGTCAGCACATTAGGAGCGCAAGCCAGTTTCGCAAAGCCGGCTGACACTCCGCAACAGGTTCAGCCATTCAATGTTTTTGACAACAAGGTGTTGGACAAGATCAATGTTGAAAATATTTACAACAACATTGAATACCTTTCAAGAACTCCTCGTGTGGCCGGTACAGAAGCCGAGCACAATGCGATTCAGTATGTCAAAGAGCAATTTGAGTCATACGGTTATGAAACAGAGCTTCAGGAATTTACTTTCTATGGCTACACAGCACCGAATACAGTCGAGCTGACAGTAGATGGCTATCCTGGTGAAATCCAGCCAAAATCATTTACATACGGGATGGATGGAACTGCCTCAGGTGAACTGGTCTATGCTGGACTAGGACAAGCTGGGGATTTTGAAGGCAAAGATGTTAGCGGCAAAATCGCTTTGATTCAACGAGGAGCAATTTCATTTGCTGATAAAGTCTTGAACGCAGCAGCTAACGGTGCAGCAGGAGTCATTATTTTTAACAATGCAGCAGGAGACCTGAACGGTACATTCGGTTCACCGAATGACGCCTATGTACCGGCTGTGGCCATTTCCCAGGAAGTTGGACAAGCTTTAATGGACCAGCTAAACAATGGAGATACTCTGACTGGATCAATTAACATTGAGGGTGCAGAGGCTGGAATGAGAACTTCTTACAATGTCATTGCCACGAAAGCACCAACAAATAAAAATAAGGCAAAAGACACTATTCTAGCATTGGGTGCCCATCATGATTCAGTTCCTGGAGCACCTGGAGCAAACGACGATGCATCAGGCACTGCAATGACACTCGAGCTTGCCCGCGTTATGAAGGACTTGCCGACGAATATGGAAATGCGCTTTATTACTTTTGGTGCCGAAGAACTTGGGTTGATTGGTTCACGTTATTATGTCAGCCAGCTTTCAGAGGATGAAAAAGATCGCTTTGTCGGCTATTTTAATATGGATATGGTAGGAAGCAGGGATGCAGGAGATTTGGTGATCAATACACCGGACGGGAACGAAAACATTGTTTCTCAAACTGCTCAGGCTTCCAGCGCACGCTTAAATGGTGAACCAACTCCGATCCAGCCAGGCGGGAGCAGTGACCATGTATCATTCTTTGAAGGTGGCATTGCATCAGGCTCATTTATTCATAGACCGTTAGAGCCATGGTACCATACGCCGGAAGATACAATTGACAAAATCAGCAAAGAAAAACTGCAAGATGTGGCGGAAATCGTAGGTACGGCTGTCTATGATATCGTCCGTCCAGAGAATCAGGGACCGAAGGCTAATAGAGGAAAAGAACAAAAAGCACCTCACTTATATTATGAACAGGAGTTAAAGTAA
- a CDS encoding Hsp20/alpha crystallin family protein yields MSRKKSVDSMAEARRILGHDFFDAVSDILPLVGPRIDMFQGDHELVIVAELPGLVSQEDVNLSLEGYNLAIKGELKRPYVTDEDKLLINERAGGPFERILKIPPQCSLERIRADFFNGLLFVRIPFVHQQSTQNRESIQINFHG; encoded by the coding sequence ATGAGCCGGAAGAAAAGTGTGGATTCGATGGCAGAGGCCAGGAGGATTCTTGGTCACGATTTTTTTGATGCGGTCTCCGATATCCTCCCGCTGGTGGGGCCGAGAATCGATATGTTCCAGGGAGATCATGAGCTGGTTATAGTAGCCGAATTGCCGGGTCTTGTTTCACAGGAAGATGTGAATCTCTCGCTGGAAGGCTATAATTTAGCTATTAAGGGCGAATTGAAGCGGCCTTACGTGACAGATGAAGATAAACTGTTAATCAATGAACGCGCTGGCGGCCCTTTTGAGAGAATATTGAAAATTCCCCCTCAATGTTCCCTGGAGCGGATTCGGGCCGACTTTTTCAATGGTCTTCTTTTCGTTCGTATTCCATTCGTTCACCAGCAGTCCACACAAAATCGCGAGTCCATTCAAATCAACTTCCACGGCTGA
- a CDS encoding YetF domain-containing protein, with translation MNQLELLLRIAIGFVVLFSMARWAGRKEISQMTFFNLVSAIAFGSIAAALVVNPSVSILNGIIALLGWAAFTVLTDQIHIKSKKARKLLMGDPVIVIKKGEIMEDALRQARLDTDSLKAMLREKSIFSLSDVDYAIFETDGKLSVMKKEGKQTVTKSDMNLAMPSGNFVPLSTELVSDGRVNVQNLNKMNKDRTWLDEQLQQSGVQSLDDVFYAEVQPDGNLYIDKRNDFLH, from the coding sequence TTGAATCAGTTAGAACTACTACTTAGAATCGCGATTGGCTTTGTCGTTTTATTTTCAATGGCAAGGTGGGCTGGCAGGAAAGAAATCAGCCAGATGACGTTCTTCAACCTTGTTTCTGCTATTGCCTTTGGATCGATAGCAGCAGCTCTTGTCGTTAACCCGAGTGTTAGTATTCTAAATGGTATTATCGCTCTGTTAGGCTGGGCCGCCTTTACGGTCTTGACGGATCAAATTCATATAAAATCGAAGAAAGCCAGAAAGCTGTTAATGGGGGATCCAGTCATCGTTATAAAAAAAGGTGAGATCATGGAAGATGCTTTAAGGCAGGCACGTCTTGACACAGATTCTTTGAAAGCCATGCTTAGGGAAAAGAGCATCTTTTCTTTGAGTGATGTTGATTATGCCATCTTCGAAACAGATGGGAAACTTTCTGTCATGAAAAAGGAAGGCAAACAGACGGTTACGAAAAGTGACATGAATCTAGCCATGCCTTCTGGCAACTTTGTTCCACTTTCTACAGAATTGGTATCCGACGGAAGAGTGAATGTTCAAAATCTTAATAAAATGAATAAGGATCGAACTTGGCTCGATGAACAGCTGCAACAGTCTGGAGTTCAATCACTGGATGATGTTTTCTATGCTGAAGTTCAGCCGGATGGAAATCTATATATAGATAAACGAAATGATTTTTTGCATTAA
- a CDS encoding cold-shock protein, with protein sequence MEQGTVKWFNAEKGFGFIEREGGDDVFVHFSAIQSEGFKSLDEGQKVSFDVEQGARGPQAANVNKL encoded by the coding sequence ATGGAACAAGGTACAGTAAAATGGTTTAACGCAGAAAAAGGTTTTGGATTCATCGAGCGCGAAGGTGGAGACGACGTATTCGTACACTTCTCTGCTATCCAATCTGAAGGTTTCAAATCATTAGACGAAGGTCAAAAAGTATCTTTCGACGTTGAGCAAGGCGCTCGCGGACCACAAGCTGCTAACGTAAACAAACTATAA